The proteins below are encoded in one region of Phyllopteryx taeniolatus isolate TA_2022b chromosome 11, UOR_Ptae_1.2, whole genome shotgun sequence:
- the cdc42ep3 gene encoding cdc42 effector protein 3 — protein MPAKAPIYLKPTNSKKGKKCRLRDILSPDMISPPLGDFRHTIHIGRGGERDAFGDMSFLQGKYELLPGKGDFQPQYGVQSEFLRANSTGDASFAETPSPVLKNAISLPTIGGCQALTLPLISSTVFSMPREPLGDIMGPTSPVNPDSIEDVEILQMDALLHSMDNFSSKPSPPSRDIHSKPDVILDLLENMKKPNSKALIKENIANKKESRIEKKSTYYISGHSNNSYKANGSLHSNTSSDSSESYAKEDYKTKIYNDSSCLNDKSNGLGHFHNDINLELKPEVSKCNGEWVDRDSGVEEGRISDFDFEFSKEKSTSQESLTRITGSLLSLELDLGPSILDDVLNIMDKPAVKSRP, from the coding sequence ATGCCAGCAAAAGCACCCATATACCTGAAACCCACCAACAGTAAGAAAGGGAAAAAATGTCGGCTGCGCGATATTTTGTCACCAGACATGATCAGTCCACCACTTGGCGATTTTCGGCACACCATTCATATTGGCCGAGGTGGAGAGAGGGATGCCTTTGGAGATATGTCCTTCCTCCAAGGGAAGTATGAGCTCTTACCTGGGAAGGGAGATTTCCAACCCCAGTATGGAGTCCAAAGTGAGTTTCTGCGAGCAAACAGTACAGGCGATGCCTCCTTTGCGGAGACCCCATCTCCCGTTCTCAAGAATGCCATCTCCCTCCCGACCATTGGTGGCTGTCAGGCACTTACCCTACCACTGATCTCCTCTACTGTATTCTCCATGCCTCGAGAGCCACTGGGAGACATAATGGGGCCCACATCCCCAGTAAACCCTGACAGTATTGAGGATGTAGAGATCCTGCAGATGGATGCTTTGTTGCACTCAATGGACAACTTCAGTAGCAAGCCCTCACCTCCCTCTAGAGACATCCACTCAAAGCCTGACGTCATTCTGGATCTCCTGGAGAACATGAAAAAGCCCAACTCTAAAGCACTTATCAAGGAAAACATagcaaacaaaaaagagagCAGGATTGAGAAGAAATCTACGTATTACATCAGCGGTCATAGCAACAACAGCTACAAAGCTAATGGAAGCCTTCACAGCAATACAAGCAGCGACAGCTCTGAAAGTTATGCAAAAGAGGACTACAAGACCAAAATTTACAATGACAGCAGTTGTCTCAATGACAAGAGCAATGGCTTAGGACATTTTCACAACGACATCAACCTGGAATTAAAGCCGGAGGTCTCCAAGTGCAATGGAGAGTGGGTAGACAGAGACAGTGGGGTGGAGGAGGGCCGCATCAGTGATTTTGACTTTGAGTTTTCCAAAGAGAAAAGCACATCACAGGAGTCCCTCACCCGAATTACAGGGTCACTGCTCTCCCTTGAACTTGATCTGGGCCCATCCATCCTGGATGATGTCCTTAACATAATGGATAAACCTGCAGTGAAAAGCAGGCCTTGA